Proteins from a genomic interval of Leifsonia shinshuensis:
- a CDS encoding NAD-dependent epimerase/dehydratase family protein codes for MTALDGADVLVTGGAGTIGSQIVDQLLDAGVAHVDVLDNLVRGRLANLDDALASGRVTLVQGDLRDRDLVHDVTRGKDLVYHEAAIRITQCAEEPRLALEVLVDGSFNVYEAAVEHGVDKLITASSASVYGLAEEFPTPERHHHHNNDTFYGAAKSFNEGMLRSFRAMNGLDYVILRYFNVYGPRMDVHGLYTEVLVRWMERIADGKPPLIFGDGQQTMDFVFTRDIARANLLAATADVQEGFYNIASGTETSLLELAQALLQAMDSDLEVEHGPERAVNGVTRRLADTTAAQRDLGFTAEVPLADGLRELVEWWRPLREEIAAGRAELVTS; via the coding sequence GTGACCGCCCTGGACGGCGCCGACGTCCTCGTCACGGGAGGCGCCGGCACCATCGGCTCGCAGATCGTCGACCAGCTCCTGGACGCCGGCGTGGCCCACGTCGACGTGCTCGACAACCTCGTGCGCGGCCGGCTGGCCAACCTGGACGACGCGCTGGCGTCCGGCCGGGTGACGCTCGTGCAGGGCGACCTGCGCGACCGCGACCTCGTCCACGACGTCACGCGCGGGAAGGACCTCGTCTACCACGAGGCCGCCATCCGCATCACGCAGTGCGCGGAGGAGCCGAGGCTCGCGCTGGAGGTGCTGGTCGACGGCAGCTTCAACGTCTACGAGGCGGCGGTCGAGCACGGCGTCGACAAGCTCATCACGGCGTCCTCCGCCTCCGTCTACGGACTGGCCGAGGAGTTCCCGACCCCCGAGCGCCACCACCACCACAACAACGACACGTTCTACGGCGCGGCCAAGTCGTTCAACGAGGGGATGCTGCGCAGCTTCCGCGCGATGAACGGCCTCGACTACGTCATCCTCCGCTACTTCAACGTCTACGGACCGCGGATGGACGTGCACGGCCTCTACACCGAGGTGCTGGTGCGCTGGATGGAGCGGATCGCCGACGGCAAGCCGCCGCTGATCTTCGGCGACGGCCAGCAGACGATGGACTTCGTCTTCACGCGCGACATCGCCCGGGCCAACCTGCTGGCGGCGACCGCCGACGTGCAGGAGGGCTTCTACAACATCGCGAGCGGGACCGAGACCAGCCTCCTGGAGCTGGCGCAGGCGCTGCTGCAGGCGATGGACTCCGACCTGGAGGTCGAGCACGGCCCGGAGCGCGCGGTCAACGGCGTCACCCGGCGGCTGGCCGACACCACCGCGGCGCAGCGCGACCTCGGCTTCACCGCGGAGGTGCCGCTCGCCGACGGGCTCCGCGAGCTGGTCGAGTGGTGGCGCCCGCTCCGCGAGGAGATCGCCGCGGGCCGCGCGGAGCTGGTGACGTCATGA
- a CDS encoding DegT/DnrJ/EryC1/StrS family aminotransferase yields MNRINVMKPWLGEEEIAAVTEVIASGWVAQGPRVARFEQEFAAAMDAPYAVATSNCTTALHLALVVAGVGRGDDVVVPSFSFIATANAPTYVGARPVFADVDAATGDLTPGSVAAALTERTRAVIVVDQGGVPADLDAIRAVCDPRGIVVIEDAACGAGSTYRGRPVGAGADVTAWSFHPRKLLTTGEGGMLTTRNAAWADRARRLREHSMSVSAADRQASILAPQEEYTEIGFNYRMTDLQAAVGIVQLGRLPEIVRRRRELAARYAELLADIPGLRPVADPEWGTGNFQSYWVEVEPSFPATRERTMEVLAEAGVSARRGIMAAHRQPAYRDVDTGSVPLPVTERLTDRTLILPLFHELTDDEQLRVVDALRDAAELRGAA; encoded by the coding sequence ATGAACCGGATCAACGTGATGAAGCCGTGGCTCGGCGAGGAGGAGATCGCCGCCGTCACGGAGGTGATCGCCTCCGGCTGGGTGGCGCAGGGCCCGCGCGTGGCGCGCTTCGAGCAGGAGTTCGCCGCCGCGATGGACGCGCCGTACGCGGTCGCCACCTCCAACTGCACGACGGCGCTGCACCTCGCGCTGGTCGTCGCCGGTGTGGGACGGGGCGACGACGTGGTCGTCCCGTCCTTCTCTTTCATCGCCACGGCGAACGCCCCGACCTATGTCGGAGCGCGACCCGTGTTCGCCGACGTGGACGCCGCGACGGGCGACCTCACCCCTGGGTCGGTCGCCGCGGCGCTCACCGAGCGCACCCGCGCCGTGATCGTCGTCGACCAGGGCGGCGTGCCCGCCGACCTCGACGCGATCCGCGCGGTGTGCGACCCGCGCGGCATCGTCGTGATCGAGGACGCCGCCTGCGGCGCCGGCTCGACCTACCGCGGCCGCCCGGTCGGGGCCGGGGCGGACGTGACGGCGTGGTCGTTCCACCCGCGCAAGCTGCTGACCACCGGCGAGGGCGGGATGCTGACCACGCGCAACGCGGCGTGGGCCGACCGCGCCCGCCGGCTCCGCGAGCACTCCATGAGCGTCTCGGCGGCCGACCGCCAGGCGAGCATCCTCGCGCCGCAGGAGGAGTACACCGAGATCGGCTTCAACTACCGGATGACCGACCTGCAGGCCGCCGTTGGCATCGTCCAGCTCGGTCGCCTCCCGGAGATCGTGCGGCGGCGCAGGGAGCTGGCGGCCCGCTACGCCGAGCTCCTCGCCGACATCCCCGGGCTGCGCCCGGTCGCCGACCCGGAGTGGGGGACCGGCAACTTCCAGTCCTACTGGGTGGAGGTCGAGCCGTCGTTCCCGGCCACGCGGGAGCGCACGATGGAGGTGCTCGCCGAGGCGGGCGTCTCCGCCCGGCGCGGCATCATGGCGGCCCACCGGCAGCCGGCCTACCGCGACGTCGACACGGGCTCAGTGCCCCTGCCGGTGACCGAGCGGCTGACCGACCGCACGCTGATCCTGCCGCTCTTCCACGAGCTGACCGACGACGAGCAGCTGCGCGTCGTGGACGCCCTGCGCGACGCCGCGGAACTGCGGGGTGCGGCATGA
- a CDS encoding NeuD/PglB/VioB family sugar acetyltransferase translates to MRDLVLIGASGLAREVMAMRQPGMRVIGVLDDDPGLHGHSIGGVEILGGLELAAQLPGALAVCVGGGAGRRAIVQRLAALGVGPERYATLVDDGARLSENSLVGAGTIILAGTVLTADVIVGRHVVVMPNCTLTHDDIVDDYATLAAGVAVGGVVRVGEAAYLGMNSSIRQRVSVGAGATIGMGAVVLTDVPAGQTWAGVPARELGVRL, encoded by the coding sequence ATGAGGGACCTGGTCCTGATCGGCGCCAGCGGTCTCGCCCGCGAGGTGATGGCCATGCGTCAGCCCGGCATGCGCGTGATCGGCGTGCTGGACGACGACCCCGGTCTGCACGGGCACAGCATCGGCGGCGTCGAGATCCTCGGCGGCCTCGAGCTGGCCGCGCAGCTTCCCGGCGCGCTCGCCGTCTGCGTCGGCGGCGGCGCGGGCCGCCGGGCCATCGTGCAGCGGCTGGCGGCGCTCGGCGTCGGCCCGGAGCGCTACGCCACGTTGGTGGACGACGGCGCCCGGCTCTCCGAGAACAGCCTGGTCGGCGCCGGCACGATCATCCTGGCGGGCACCGTGCTGACCGCCGACGTCATCGTCGGGCGGCACGTCGTGGTGATGCCGAACTGCACGCTCACCCACGACGACATCGTGGACGACTACGCGACCCTCGCGGCCGGCGTCGCCGTCGGCGGCGTGGTCCGCGTGGGCGAGGCCGCCTACCTCGGCATGAACTCGTCCATCCGCCAGCGGGTCTCCGTCGGGGCGGGCGCGACCATCGGGATGGGGGCCGTCGTGCTCACCGACGTCCCGGCAGGACAGACCTGGGCCGGCGTGCCCGCACGAGAACTGGGGGTACGGCTGTGA
- the pip gene encoding prolyl aminopeptidase: protein MRTLYPEIEPYDSGMLDVGDGQQVYWETSGNPDGKPVVFLHGGPGGGTTPSHRRLFDPERYRIVLFDQRNCGRSLPHASDPDADLAANTTWKLVADMEKLREELDIERWQVFGGSWGSALALAYAETHPERVTELILRGIFTLRPAELDWFYEGGAAALFPDLWEGFVEPVPVAERGHLIRAYSRLLADEDPAVHGPAAVAWSRWESSTITLLPRPEVVEAFTEEKYAVAFARIENHYFVHGGWFEEDQLIRDAYKLEGIPGVIVQGRYDVCTPAMTAWDLHRAWPEADLTIVPDAGHAYDEPGILDALIAATDRFAGGEEPDEEREEPGDESGDESGEESGEDPAEHSDEDAAEAPDEPGERPED, encoded by the coding sequence ATGCGCACTCTGTATCCGGAGATCGAGCCGTACGACAGCGGGATGCTGGACGTCGGCGATGGCCAGCAGGTGTACTGGGAGACCAGCGGCAACCCCGACGGCAAGCCGGTCGTCTTCCTGCACGGCGGCCCGGGCGGCGGCACGACGCCGTCGCACCGCAGGCTGTTCGACCCGGAGCGCTACCGGATCGTGCTGTTCGACCAGCGCAACTGCGGGCGCAGCCTCCCGCACGCGAGCGACCCGGACGCCGACCTGGCGGCGAACACCACCTGGAAGCTCGTGGCCGACATGGAGAAGCTGCGTGAGGAGCTCGACATCGAGCGCTGGCAGGTCTTCGGCGGCTCGTGGGGCAGTGCCCTGGCGCTCGCGTACGCCGAGACGCACCCCGAGCGGGTGACCGAGCTGATCCTGCGCGGCATCTTCACGCTGCGCCCTGCCGAGCTCGACTGGTTCTACGAGGGCGGCGCCGCCGCGCTGTTCCCCGACCTGTGGGAGGGGTTCGTCGAGCCCGTCCCGGTGGCGGAGCGCGGCCACCTGATCCGGGCGTACAGCCGCCTGCTCGCCGACGAGGACCCGGCCGTGCACGGACCGGCCGCGGTGGCCTGGTCGCGCTGGGAGTCCTCCACGATCACGCTGCTGCCCCGGCCGGAGGTCGTCGAGGCGTTCACGGAGGAGAAGTACGCGGTCGCGTTCGCGCGCATCGAGAACCACTACTTCGTCCACGGCGGCTGGTTCGAGGAGGACCAGCTGATCCGCGACGCGTACAAGCTGGAGGGCATCCCCGGCGTCATCGTGCAGGGCCGCTACGACGTCTGCACGCCCGCGATGACGGCGTGGGACCTGCACAGGGCGTGGCCGGAGGCGGACCTGACGATCGTGCCGGACGCGGGCCACGCGTACGACGAGCCCGGCATCCTGGACGCGCTGATCGCGGCGACGGATCGCTTCGCCGGAGGTGAGGAGCCCGACGAGGAGCGCGAGGAGCCCGGCGACGAGTCCGGCGACGAGTCCGGCGAGGAGTCCGGCGAGGACCCCGCCGAGCACTCCGACGAGGACGCCGCCGAGGCCCCCGACGAGCCCGGGGAGCGCCCCGAGGACTGA
- a CDS encoding Gfo/Idh/MocA family protein produces the protein METQLRIAVIGAGYWGPNLARNFSAGPDWRLVAICDLDRERAEGLAARVGNVDVVTDVDDLLARDDIDAVAIATPARTHHALALKALAAGKHVMVEKPLADAGERGRAMVDTAAANGLVLMADHTYCYTPAVLKIRELIEEGALGDILFIDSTRINLGLIQPDVDVFWDLAPHDLSIIDFILPGGLRPQTLAAHGADPLGAGKSCVGYLVLPLQGGAMAHVHVNWLSPTKIRQMVIGGTKRTLVWDDLNPQQRISVYDRGVDLGLQAVDGVERTAATVSYRLGDTWSPALPEREALGQMAAEFAESIRDRRAPRTDGAAGLRVLSVLEAATRSLAKDGAVVGVEDPAGAEQLAGAR, from the coding sequence ATGGAAACACAACTCCGAATCGCGGTGATCGGCGCCGGCTACTGGGGCCCGAACCTGGCCAGGAACTTCTCGGCCGGCCCGGACTGGCGGCTCGTCGCCATCTGCGACCTGGACCGGGAACGGGCGGAAGGTCTCGCCGCCCGCGTCGGCAACGTCGACGTCGTCACCGATGTCGACGACCTGCTCGCCAGGGACGACATCGACGCCGTCGCCATCGCCACACCCGCCAGGACCCACCACGCCCTCGCCCTCAAGGCGCTCGCCGCGGGCAAGCACGTCATGGTGGAGAAGCCGCTGGCCGACGCCGGCGAGCGGGGACGCGCGATGGTCGACACCGCCGCGGCGAACGGCCTCGTGCTGATGGCCGACCACACCTACTGCTACACCCCGGCCGTGCTGAAGATCCGCGAGCTGATCGAGGAGGGCGCGCTCGGCGACATCCTCTTCATCGACTCCACCCGGATCAACCTCGGCCTCATCCAGCCCGACGTCGACGTGTTCTGGGACCTGGCGCCGCACGACCTGTCGATCATCGACTTCATCCTCCCCGGCGGCCTGCGCCCGCAGACCCTGGCGGCCCACGGCGCCGACCCGCTCGGCGCGGGCAAGTCGTGCGTCGGCTACCTGGTGCTGCCGCTGCAGGGCGGCGCGATGGCGCACGTGCACGTCAACTGGCTCAGCCCGACCAAGATCCGGCAGATGGTGATCGGCGGCACGAAGCGCACCCTGGTCTGGGACGACCTGAACCCGCAGCAGCGGATCAGCGTCTACGACCGCGGCGTCGACCTCGGCCTCCAGGCCGTCGACGGCGTCGAGCGCACGGCGGCCACGGTCTCGTACCGGCTCGGCGACACCTGGTCGCCCGCGCTTCCCGAGCGCGAGGCCCTCGGCCAGATGGCCGCCGAGTTCGCCGAGAGCATCCGGGACAGGCGGGCGCCGCGCACCGACGGCGCCGCCGGCCTCCGGGTGCTGTCCGTCCTGGAGGCGGCCACGCGCAGCCTCGCGAAGGACGGCGCCGTGGTCGGCGTCGAGGATCCCGCGGGCGCCGAGCAGCTGGCGGGTGCGCGGTGA
- a CDS encoding DegT/DnrJ/EryC1/StrS family aminotransferase, whose translation MRVPLVDLVAQNTETADDIRVAVDHVFETASYIGGSDVGAFETEYAEATGAGHCVGVGNGTDALELALRAAGVTAGGEVVLPANTFIATAEAVSRIGAVPVFADVDDEHLLLDPAAAAAAVTSRTQAVVPVHLFGQVAPVGALRRALGSSDVPIVEDGAQSQGAESWDGRAGSLGLVSSTSFYPGKNLGAAGDAGAVTTDDPEIARTVRLIASHGSERKYVHELVGFNSRMDSLQAAVLRVKLRHLADWNRRRRVAAARYGALLEGVAGVRLPSSAPGNLDVWHLYVVRVDDRDRVLARLNEAGIGAAIHYPTPLHLTAAYQGAGLGRGSFPVAEAAADRILSLPIYPHITADQQEFVAEELAAALL comes from the coding sequence GTGAGAGTCCCACTCGTCGATCTGGTGGCGCAGAACACCGAGACCGCCGACGACATCCGCGTCGCGGTCGACCACGTGTTCGAGACGGCCTCCTACATCGGAGGAAGCGACGTCGGCGCCTTCGAGACCGAGTACGCCGAGGCCACGGGCGCGGGCCACTGCGTCGGCGTCGGCAACGGCACCGACGCCCTGGAGCTCGCGCTGCGCGCGGCCGGCGTGACAGCGGGCGGCGAGGTCGTCCTCCCGGCCAACACGTTCATCGCGACCGCGGAGGCGGTCTCGCGCATCGGGGCCGTCCCGGTGTTCGCGGACGTGGACGACGAGCACCTGCTGCTCGATCCGGCCGCGGCCGCCGCGGCGGTCACCTCGCGCACGCAGGCGGTGGTCCCCGTCCACCTGTTCGGCCAGGTCGCGCCGGTCGGCGCGCTCCGCCGGGCGCTCGGCTCGAGCGACGTCCCGATCGTGGAGGACGGCGCGCAGTCGCAGGGCGCGGAGAGCTGGGACGGCCGGGCGGGGAGCCTGGGCCTGGTCTCCTCCACGTCGTTCTACCCGGGCAAGAACCTGGGCGCGGCGGGAGACGCCGGTGCGGTGACCACCGACGATCCCGAGATCGCCCGAACCGTCCGGCTCATCGCCTCGCACGGCAGCGAGCGGAAGTACGTGCACGAGCTGGTCGGCTTCAACTCGCGGATGGACTCGCTGCAGGCGGCCGTGCTGCGCGTGAAGCTGCGGCACCTCGCCGACTGGAACCGCCGCAGGCGGGTCGCCGCCGCGCGCTACGGCGCCCTGCTGGAGGGAGTGGCGGGCGTCCGGCTGCCCTCCAGCGCGCCGGGCAACCTCGACGTATGGCACCTGTACGTCGTGCGCGTGGACGACCGCGACCGCGTGCTCGCCCGGCTCAACGAGGCCGGCATCGGCGCGGCCATCCACTACCCGACCCCGCTCCACCTCACCGCCGCCTATCAGGGCGCCGGGCTCGGCCGCGGGTCGTTCCCGGTCGCGGAGGCGGCGGCCGACCGGATCCTCTCGCTCCCGATCTACCCGCACATCACGGCGGACCAGCAGGAGTTCGTCGCGGAGGAGCTCGCCGCGGCCCTGCTTTGA
- a CDS encoding DUF4082 domain-containing protein, protein MGVRAGHPTRRRNAMFATACALVVVLFAWVSLVTSQPARADQGCNAAPNPIVCENALTGTDPSVWDISGAGDSDIQGFSTDISVNIGGTIGFKINTTAKAYTIQIFRTGYYQGLGARKIADVTPSATLPQTQPACYWDPTVELTDCGNWAQSASWTVPPSAVSGVYIALLTRNDNGDQSQITFVVRNDASHSDVLYQTSDPTWQAYNTYGGSDFYQGAANGRAYKVSYNRPITTRGDNSGRDFYFSAEYPEVRFLEKNGYNMSYFSGVDTDRYGSELLNHKVFLSVGHDEYWSANQRANVQAAINAGVNAQFLSGNEMYWHTRYEPSVAGTATNYRTLVTYKETWANAKIDPKPEWTGTWRDPRFASQANGAGLPENGITGTEYLSNFSDLPITVTAAQGKTRLWRNTSLTSMSAGTTTALAAHTIGYESDEDVDNGFRPAGLVDLSTTVGAVPQYLQDFGNTVVPGTTTHHVTLYRASSGALVFSAGSVQWSWGLDATHDGAGAAADPRMQQAQVNLLADMNAQPGSLQSGLVAATASTDHTPPTVAVTSPAAGASVANGASVTVSGTAADVGGVVAGVEVSTDGGASWHPATGTTSWSYTYPQKGLGAQSIMVRATDDSVNTSTPVTQPITVTGPATIFGAATPAVADAGDASAVELGLQFTAQQNGFITGVRFYKSSANTGTHTGSLWDASGNRLATVTFSNETASGWQSANFVSPVSVTTGTKYTVSYSDPAGHYTAIPNTFSYRGPTDNVFAVAGGFGSPSPGVYSTSVGSFPQSSYNSSNYFVDAVFSTVDNSPLVATGQWPLPGSSSVPLSTTIGTVMSKAVDPTSIAFTVKDALGNTVAGSVSYAASTRTATFTPSAPLNGFVNYTVAVTAKDTYGTALSGGGSWSFLTAKPDPAPGVCPCSLYSDSAVPSVLQVSDSPVTLGVKFASSAAGAVTGVRFYKSSGNTGTHTGTLWNMAGQQLATGTFSGESTAGWQTLTFSTPVNIAANTDYVVSYRTPTGNYSVTPGAFSGSGISNPPLVAGTGTGMYTYGSGFPSSTSTTSYMVDVVFNKAPAPVSVVSESPANGAVEVDPSATISATLSTPLASGYSLTAAVGSTAIAGTVALSSDGTTVTFTPSAALPSGAVVTATLSGIKSTQGSTLGTQTWSFTVKAAAVTNYTLLGSESPATSDATNDSSAVELGMKFVPSQDGTVSAIRFFKGTGNIGTHVGSIWSSTGTKLATVTFANETSVGWQTAQLATPLAVTAGTTYVVSYFAPQGNYAFTGNYFAQPKVNGPLTAPSGANGLYLYGASGGFPTYSYGSTNYFVDIVYSPNAGSGTTTGGTGGTGGTGGTGGTGGTGGTNPAAGVSIFPSTATPAHTAWPDTAAVQLGVRFTSTAAGTITGIRFYKGAGDTGTHTVYLWSATGTQLATAVSTGETASGWQDVFFTTPVTITAGTEYRASYYTTNLAYAVDSGTLANPVVNGPLSTVANGGVYTYSTVFPSNTVSNNYWADVNFVASQ, encoded by the coding sequence GTGGGAGTTCGCGCCGGGCACCCGACCCGCCGGCGCAACGCGATGTTCGCGACCGCGTGCGCGCTCGTCGTGGTGCTGTTCGCGTGGGTCAGCCTCGTGACCAGCCAGCCCGCGCGAGCGGACCAGGGCTGCAACGCCGCGCCGAACCCGATCGTCTGCGAGAACGCGCTCACCGGCACCGATCCGTCCGTGTGGGACATCAGCGGCGCGGGCGACTCCGACATCCAGGGCTTCTCCACCGACATCAGCGTCAATATCGGCGGCACCATCGGCTTCAAGATCAACACGACCGCCAAGGCGTACACGATCCAGATCTTCCGCACCGGCTACTACCAGGGCCTCGGCGCCCGCAAGATCGCCGACGTCACGCCCTCCGCCACCCTCCCGCAGACGCAGCCCGCCTGCTATTGGGACCCGACGGTCGAGCTCACCGACTGCGGCAACTGGGCGCAGTCGGCGTCGTGGACCGTCCCGCCGTCCGCGGTCTCCGGCGTCTACATCGCACTGCTCACCCGCAACGACAACGGCGACCAGAGCCAGATCACCTTCGTCGTGCGCAACGACGCCAGCCACTCGGACGTCCTGTACCAGACCTCGGACCCGACCTGGCAGGCCTACAACACCTACGGCGGCTCGGACTTCTACCAGGGCGCCGCGAACGGCCGGGCCTACAAGGTCAGCTACAACCGCCCGATCACGACCCGCGGCGACAACTCCGGCCGCGACTTCTACTTCAGCGCCGAGTACCCCGAGGTGCGCTTCCTGGAGAAGAACGGCTACAACATGTCGTACTTCTCCGGTGTCGACACCGACCGCTACGGCTCGGAGCTGCTCAACCACAAGGTCTTCCTCTCGGTCGGCCACGACGAGTACTGGTCGGCGAACCAGCGTGCAAACGTCCAGGCCGCGATCAACGCCGGCGTGAACGCGCAGTTCCTCTCCGGCAACGAGATGTACTGGCACACCCGGTACGAGCCGTCCGTGGCGGGCACCGCGACGAACTACCGGACGCTGGTGACCTACAAGGAGACCTGGGCGAACGCCAAGATCGACCCGAAGCCGGAGTGGACGGGCACCTGGCGCGACCCGCGCTTCGCCTCTCAGGCCAACGGCGCCGGGCTGCCGGAGAACGGCATCACGGGCACCGAGTACCTGTCCAACTTCTCCGACCTGCCGATCACGGTCACGGCCGCCCAGGGCAAGACGCGACTGTGGCGCAACACCAGCCTGACCTCGATGTCCGCGGGGACCACGACGGCGCTCGCGGCGCACACCATCGGCTACGAGTCCGACGAGGACGTCGACAACGGGTTCAGGCCGGCCGGCCTGGTGGACCTCTCCACGACGGTCGGCGCCGTCCCCCAGTACCTGCAGGACTTCGGCAACACGGTGGTGCCCGGCACGACCACGCACCACGTGACGCTGTACCGCGCCTCGAGCGGAGCGCTCGTCTTCTCGGCGGGCTCCGTGCAGTGGTCGTGGGGCCTCGACGCCACCCACGACGGCGCGGGCGCCGCAGCCGACCCGCGGATGCAGCAGGCCCAGGTGAACCTGCTGGCCGACATGAACGCGCAGCCCGGGTCGCTCCAGTCCGGGCTGGTCGCGGCGACGGCCAGCACCGACCACACGCCCCCGACCGTCGCGGTCACGTCGCCCGCCGCCGGCGCGAGCGTCGCGAACGGCGCGTCCGTCACGGTGAGCGGCACGGCCGCGGACGTCGGCGGTGTCGTCGCGGGCGTGGAGGTGTCCACCGACGGCGGCGCCAGCTGGCACCCGGCGACGGGCACGACCTCCTGGTCGTACACCTACCCGCAGAAGGGCCTCGGAGCGCAGTCGATCATGGTCCGCGCGACCGACGACAGCGTCAACACCTCGACGCCCGTCACCCAGCCGATCACGGTGACCGGGCCGGCGACCATCTTCGGCGCGGCGACCCCGGCGGTGGCCGACGCGGGCGACGCGTCCGCCGTCGAGCTCGGCCTGCAGTTCACGGCGCAGCAGAACGGCTTCATCACCGGCGTCCGCTTCTACAAGAGCTCGGCGAACACCGGCACGCACACCGGCTCGCTGTGGGACGCCTCGGGCAACCGGCTCGCGACGGTGACCTTCAGCAATGAGACGGCCTCCGGCTGGCAGTCGGCGAACTTCGTCTCGCCGGTGTCGGTGACGACGGGGACCAAGTACACGGTCTCCTACTCCGACCCGGCCGGCCACTACACGGCGATCCCGAACACGTTCTCGTACCGCGGCCCGACCGACAACGTGTTCGCCGTCGCCGGCGGCTTCGGCTCGCCGTCCCCCGGCGTCTACAGCACGAGCGTCGGCTCGTTCCCGCAGAGCAGCTACAACAGCTCCAACTACTTCGTGGACGCCGTGTTCTCGACCGTGGACAACTCGCCGCTCGTGGCGACGGGACAGTGGCCGCTGCCCGGCTCCTCCAGCGTGCCGCTCTCGACGACCATCGGGACGGTCATGTCCAAGGCGGTCGATCCCACCAGCATCGCCTTCACCGTGAAGGACGCGCTCGGCAACACCGTGGCCGGCAGCGTCAGCTACGCCGCCTCGACGAGGACCGCGACCTTCACCCCGTCCGCTCCGCTGAACGGCTTCGTGAACTACACGGTCGCCGTGACCGCCAAGGACACCTACGGCACCGCGCTCTCCGGCGGCGGGTCGTGGAGCTTCCTCACCGCGAAACCGGATCCGGCGCCCGGCGTCTGCCCGTGCAGCCTGTACTCCGACTCGGCCGTCCCGTCCGTCCTCCAGGTCAGCGACTCGCCCGTCACGCTCGGCGTGAAGTTCGCCAGCTCGGCCGCGGGCGCGGTCACCGGCGTGCGCTTCTACAAGAGCTCCGGCAACACCGGCACCCACACCGGCACCCTCTGGAACATGGCGGGCCAGCAGCTGGCGACCGGCACCTTCAGCGGGGAGTCCACCGCGGGCTGGCAGACGCTGACGTTCAGCACGCCGGTGAACATCGCCGCCAACACCGACTACGTGGTCTCGTACCGCACGCCGACCGGCAACTACTCGGTGACGCCCGGCGCGTTCTCCGGCTCCGGGATCAGCAACCCGCCGCTCGTCGCCGGCACCGGCACGGGCATGTACACCTACGGCAGCGGCTTCCCGTCGTCGACCTCGACCACCAGCTACATGGTCGACGTGGTCTTCAACAAGGCGCCGGCCCCGGTGTCCGTCGTGTCGGAGTCCCCGGCCAACGGCGCGGTCGAGGTCGACCCGTCCGCGACGATCTCGGCGACCCTGTCGACCCCGCTCGCGAGCGGGTACTCGCTGACGGCGGCCGTGGGCTCCACGGCGATCGCCGGGACGGTCGCGCTGTCGAGCGACGGGACGACCGTCACCTTCACCCCGTCCGCCGCGCTGCCGTCGGGCGCCGTGGTGACCGCGACGCTGTCCGGCATCAAGTCCACGCAGGGGTCGACCCTCGGGACCCAGACCTGGTCGTTCACGGTGAAGGCCGCGGCGGTGACGAACTACACGCTGCTCGGCAGCGAGTCGCCCGCGACCTCCGACGCCACCAATGACTCGTCCGCTGTCGAGCTCGGCATGAAGTTCGTCCCGTCGCAGGACGGGACCGTCTCGGCCATCCGGTTCTTCAAGGGCACGGGCAACATCGGGACCCACGTCGGCTCGATCTGGTCCTCGACCGGGACCAAGCTCGCCACGGTGACCTTCGCCAACGAGACCTCGGTGGGCTGGCAGACCGCGCAGCTGGCCACCCCGCTCGCGGTCACGGCCGGGACCACCTACGTCGTCTCGTACTTCGCGCCGCAGGGCAACTACGCCTTCACCGGCAACTACTTCGCCCAGCCGAAGGTCAACGGGCCGCTCACCGCGCCCTCCGGAGCGAACGGCCTCTACCTCTACGGGGCCTCCGGCGGCTTCCCGACCTACTCGTACGGCTCGACCAACTACTTCGTGGACATCGTGTACTCGCCCAACGCGGGCAGCGGGACCACGACGGGCGGCACGGGCGGAACCGGAGGCACGGGCGGCACCGGAGGCACGGGCGGCACCGGCGGGACCAACCCGGCCGCGGGCGTCTCGATCTTCCCGAGCACGGCCACCCCGGCCCACACGGCCTGGCCCGACACCGCGGCGGTGCAGCTCGGCGTGCGGTTCACCTCCACGGCCGCCGGGACGATCACCGGCATCCGGTTCTACAAGGGAGCGGGCGACACCGGCACCCACACCGTCTACCTGTGGTCGGCGACCGGCACGCAGCTGGCCACCGCGGTCTCCACCGGCGAGACGGCGAGCGGCTGGCAGGACGTCTTCTTCACCACCCCCGTGACCATCACGGCGGGCACGGAGTACCGGGCGTCGTACTACACCACCAACCTGGCCTACGCGGTCGACTCGGGAACGCTGGCCAACCCCGTCGTCAACGGACCGCTGTCCACGGTCGCGAACGGCGGCGTCTACACCTACTCGACAGTCTTCCCGAGCAACACGGTCTCGAACAACTACTGGGCCGACGTCAACTTCGTCGCGAGTCAGTAG